Proteins co-encoded in one Fusarium fujikuroi IMI 58289 draft genome, chromosome FFUJ_chr06 genomic window:
- a CDS encoding related to benzoate 4-monooxygenase cytochrome P450 yields the protein MYAQVLSVSTAVSLLAYFVLYPIYIYLCDAKGLRRYPNFHPLAGITNIPFVCEAARGFRSRTLYEMHKTHPVIRTGPNSLSYGSIQAIKDIYGHGTKCTKGEFYETLAGSHYHLADVIDKADHARKRRALSAAYALKNLENWEFKVVDKTERFIRAADAACTLPLKKGSTRPEPRDLNFDYRAFTNFFTLDAIADIGLSERLGFLDQGHDRVKAERMDGTIHEVNFRECLHSTARAQSILAWTEKWYNFNVEASKWFSKDFRQCWHLNEGWNDIVYHRATKRLGRHKNGERLPDFFQALMDHSEANPPGLEWGEIVAEVSIMMNAGSDTTSIAMNNVMYWLLKNPSCMAKLREEVDSVLDPEEVVAPYDKAKHLPYLRACLDESLRITPPTTFGLPRRTPPEGWNILGDYIPGDTTVSISAYVTHRDPQVFPDPESYAPERWLGEKGKELQPYFIAFSAGVRGCIGRNISYLEQTVLLASVVHRYEWALPYPEWEPERREAMNLSPGPMPLKVWRRDLGVEEVDGNGN from the coding sequence ATGTACGCACAAGTTTTATCTGTCTCTACAGCAGTATCTTTGCTTGCGTACTTCGTACTCTACccaatatatatatatctttgcGATGCCAAAGGTCTCAGGCGGTACCCTAACTTCCATCCCCTGGCGGGGATAACCAATATCCCTTTCGTCTGCGAAGCAGCCAGGGGTTTCCGCTCTCGTACTCTGTATGAGATGCACAAGACCCATCCAGTGATTCGCACAGGCCCAAACTCTCTTTCCTATGGTTCTATTCAAGCCATCAAGGATATCTATGGCCATGGCACAAAATGCACTAAGGGGGAGTTCTATGAGACTCTTGCTGGCAGCCACTATCACTTAGCCGATGTCATCGATAAGGCCGACCATGCTAGAAAGCGCCGTGCCCTTTCTGCCGCATATGCCTTGAAGAATCTTGAAAACTGGGAATTCAAGGTGGTTGATAAAACAGAGCGTTTTATCCGCGCTGCCGATGCTGCTTGTACTCTGCCACTCAAAAAAGGCTCCACACGGCCCGAACCTAGAGATCTCAACTTCGATTACCGAGCATTTACCAACTTCTTTACTCTCGATGCCATAGCAGATATTGGCCTCAGTGAACGCCTCGGTTTTCTTGACCAAGGCCATGACCGCGTGAAAGCCGAACGTATGGATGGAACTATTCACGAAGTTAACTTCCGAGAGTGTCTGCACTCAACAGCTCGAGCTCAGTCTATCCTGGCCTGGACAGAGAAGTGGTACAACTTCAACGTTGAAGCGTCCAAGTGGTTCTCCAAAGATTTCCGCCAGTGTTGGCACCTCAACGAAGGCTGGAACGATATTGTATATCACCGTGCAACGAAGCGTCTTGGGCGTCATAAGAACGGCGAGAGACTACCTGATTTCTTCCAAGCCCTTATGGACCACAGTGAGGCCAACCCTCCCGGTCTTGAATGGGGAGAGATTGTCGCTGAAGTTTCTATTATGATGAACGCTGGAAGTGACACTACGAGTATCGCGATGAATAACGTCATGTATTGGCTTCTGAAGAACCCGTCTTGCATGGCGAAGCTTCGGGAGGAGGTTGACTCTGTTCTTGATCCTGAAGAGGTCGTTGCTCCCTACGATAAAGCCAAGCACCTACCATACCTTCGCGCCTGCTTAGACGAATCTCTTCGTATCACACCGCCAACAACTTTCGGTCTTCCTCGCCGTACACCCCCTGAAGGTTGGAATATCCTCGGCGATTACATCCCTGGAGATACTACGGTGTCTATCTCGGCGTATGTTACACACAGAGATCCTCAAGTCTTCCCCGACCCCGAGTCATACGCTCCTGAAAGATGGCTCGGagagaagggcaaggagtTGCAGCCATACTTCATCGCCTTCAGTGCCGGAGTCCGCGGCTGCATCGGCCGAAACATCAGTTATCTTGAGCAAACTGTACTATTAGCTAGCGTTGTACATAGGTACGAGTGGGCATTGCCCTACCCAGAGTGGGAACCAGAACGAAGAGAGGCCATGAATCTTTCTCCTGGCCCTATGCCCCTCAAAGTTTGGCGTCGAGACTTGGGTgtggaagaagttgacgGAAACGGCAATTAG
- a CDS encoding related to beta-glucosidase, producing the protein MKLSGYLCAAVLAVAGQAAKDKPVYKDPKASIDDRVGDLLQRMTIQEKAAQLIQGDMTNYLNLTDETVNKTGLAWNFKYRANSIWTGLYANMTTIKKAAKLGQDYLAKETELGKCIPAFVQSEGLHGVLILNGTIFNSPIGMGCSFNPELIEKMADVIATESRALGINQLFSPQVDLARELRFGRVEECFSEDPYLAGEMGYRYVKGLQAGGVSAMVKHYAAFATPEQGINTGPVHGGERELRSLYLPPFKRAIIDGGATSIMSSYNSYDGVPVVSDSYLLTDILREEWGYKYYVISDAGGTARLAQAFYVCPLEDDECITLETLPAGNDAEMGGGYWSFEIIPELVKAGKLDEKVVDTAVSRVLRSKFEMGLFEKPFTGVADDKIWDYVNTKAHKKVARQLDAESIVLLENHEDILPLKKGANVAVIGPMAHGYVNYGDYVIHTAMTRGVTPYDGIKAASKGKVTFTQGCERWSTDESGFKEAVAAAEAADVAVVVVGTWSRDQNELWQGLNATTGEHIDVSNLNLIGAMPKLVKAIIETGKPTVVVYSSGKPITEPWISEEASALIQQFYQSQEGGHALADVLYGNVNPSGKLSVSFPYDVGTTPIYYDHLNSARAWPNPGKIYENGTLKFGSNYVLENPEALYTFGYGLSYSKFDFSKISVSKKNVTATDTVTVSVDVSNKSKRDGSEVVQLYVKDMLASVDVARYQLKGFKKVAVKAGKTQTVKIDLKVEDWGLWNRKMKYVVEPGDFTVFVGNSSENFKGNVTVTVS; encoded by the exons ATGAAGCTCTCTGGCTACCTCTGCGCGGCAGTTCTGGCTGTGGCCGGTCAGGCTGCCAAGGACAAACCTGTTTACAAGGACCCCAAAGCTTCTATCGATGACAGAGTTGGGGACCTTCTCCAGCGGATGACTATTCAGGAAAAGGCAGCGCAATTGATCCAGGGTGACATGACAAACTATCTCAATCTCACCGATGAGACTGTCAACAAGACTGGTTTGGCATGGAACTTCAAGTATCGAGCTAATTCCATCTGGACTGGCTTGTACGCGAATATGACTACtatcaagaaggctgctaaGCTAGGACAAGATTATTTGGCCAAGGAGACAGAGCTTGGCAAGT GTATTCCCGCCTTTGTTCAGAGTGAAGGTCTCCACGGAGTCTTGATTTTGAATGGGACAATTTTTAACAGTCCAATTGGCATGGGTTGCTCGTTCAACCCAGAGCTCATCGAGAAGATGGCCGATGTCATTGCAACAGAGTCTCGAGCCCTTGGTATCAACCAGTTGTTTTCTCCTCAAGTCGATCTCGCTCGAGAGTTGCGATTCGGTCGAGTTGAGGAATGCTTCAGCGAGGATCCTTATTT AGCTGGAGAAATGGGATATCGATACGTCAAGGGTCTTCAAGCAGGTGGCGTCTCGGCCATGGTTAAGCACTAT GCTGCTTTTGCAACTCCAGAGCAAGGTATCAACACTGGCCCAGTCCACGGTGGTGAGCGAGAGCTGCGGTCTCTCTACCTCCCTCCCTTCAAGCGAGCCATCATTGATGGAGGTGCAACTTCAATAATGTCCTCCTACAACTCTTACGATGGTGTTCCAGTCGTCTCGGACTCTTACCTCCTCACTGATATCCTTCGAGAAGAGTGGGGTTACAAGTACTACGTTATTTCCGATGCTGGTGGTACTGCTCGTCTTGCTCAGGCTTTCTACGTATGCCctctcgaggatgatgagtgCATCACTCTTGAG ACTCTTCCCGCTGGTAACGATGCTGAGATGGGTGGTGGCTACTGGAGTTTCGAGATCATCCCTGAGCTCGTCAAAGCTGGTAAACTCGACGAAAAGGTCGTCGACACGGCTGTATCTCGTGTTCTTCGCTCCAAGTTTGAGATGGGTCTTTTTGAGAAGCCCTTCACTGGCGTCGCGGATGATAAGATCTGGGACTatgtcaacaccaaggcccACAAGAAGGTCGCACGCCAACTTGATGCTGAGAGTATCGTTCTTCTGGAGAACCATGAGGATATTCTTCCCCTGAAGAAAGGCGCCAACGTTGCTGTCATCGGTCCCATGGCCCACGGCTATGTGAAT TACGGTGACTATGTCATTCACACAGCCATGACCCGAGGTGTTACTCCCTACGATGGAATCAAGGCTGCTAGCAAAGGCAAAGTGACATTCACTCAAGGTTGCGAGCGCTGGTCCACAGACGAGTCTGGCTTCAAAGAGGCTGTCGCCGCCGCCGAGGCCGCTGATGTCGCCGTTGTAGTCGTCGGAACATGGTCTCGAGATCAGAACGAACTATGGCAAGGACTCAATGCTACAACTGGAGAGCATATAGATGTGAGCAACTTGAATCTCATCGGTGCCATGCCCAAGCTCgtcaaggccatcatcgAGACTGGGAAGCCCACCGTTGTGGTGTACAGTTCCGGAAAGCCTATCACAGAGCCATGGATTTCAGAGGAGGCTTCTGCTCTTATTCAGCAGTTCTACCAGTCACAGGAAGGTGGTCATGCTCTGGCTGATGTCCTGTATGGCAACGTCAACCCCTCGGGCAAGCTCTCCGTCAGCTTCCCCTACGATGTCGGCACCACACCTATCTACTACGACCATCTCAACTCTGCGCGCGCCTGGCCGAACCCTGGTAAGATTTATGAGAACGGCACCCTTAAGTTTGGTAGCAACTACGTGCTTGAGAACCCTGAGGCCCTCTACACATTCGGCTATGGTTTGTCATACAGCAAGTTTGATTTCTCCAAGATCTCCGTGTCCAAGAAGAACGTCACTGCGACCGACACTGTCACCGTTTCCGTTGACGTGAGCAACAAGTCCAAGCGCGACGGCTCTGAGGTTGTGCAGTTGTATGTCAAGGACATGCTTGCCTCTGTCGATGTTGCGCGATACCAGCTCAAGGGTTTCAAGAAGGTTGCcgtcaaggctggcaagaccCAGACCGTCAAGATTgatctcaaggttgaggacTGGGGTCTATGGAACCGAAAGATGAAGTATGTCGTGGAGCCTGGTGATTTCACTGTCTTTGTAGGAAACTCGAGCGAGAACTTCAAAGGCAATGTGACTGTCACAGTTTCGTAG
- a CDS encoding related to glucosidase II, alpha subunit has translation MHLRDGMWLPAQDFRTEYAEDVYEITPSKDQQALNLLCPVKHIRSRGDTLNQPTLDIDIKAEMDGVMSIETTHWAGAQRKGPDFDLFPAGQPKVEGKIVKSDKGTTIQSGVLSATIHPDQHNFDIKFHSSDGKKHLTNLGNRSTGFAYSPAPSTPLQTGDMRDFKHYMFMQTTLSVGESVHGLGERFGAWNKVGQNIVLWNADGGTSSDQAYKNVSFWMSNRGYGVFVDNPGKVDFEIGSERCCRVQTTVEGQRLKMYIIYGDGPKDVLKKYTVLTGKANKVPSWSFGLWLTTSFTTNYDEATVNSFLEGMKSRGSPVDVFHYDCFWMKGFRWTDFIFDEERFPDPKGQISRLKESGLCKKVCVWINPYIGQAGAAFKHAAEKGYLLKRKNGDIWQWDLWQAGMGLLDVTNPEACAWYTECLNGLFDKGVDALKTDFGERIPTLDVQWHDASVDPHKMHNYYAFLYNKLVYEALQKRYGDNEAVLYARAACAGTQRFPLVWGGDCESTPEALAESVRGGLSMGLSGFTFWSCDIGGFEGSPPPWIYKRWVAMGLLCSHSRLHGSNCFRVPWIVDNDDTTEEGCSRTLSKWTALKTRLMPYIFSQAIESIEGGIPMSLRAVALEFPEDPTSWYLDRQFMVGSQLLAAPIYEESGEVEFYLPKGKWTSYFTNEVKSGPGWFKEKHAFGTLPLYVRENTILVLGSRKEVGSEYDFVKDVEVALYQTSPGAKTTVMDGEGNIAAELVVGQDGKLEGSDKLKGDYKVTEKGRDLEADAPVSIESLS, from the coding sequence atGCATCTCCGCGATGGCATGTGGCTGCCCGCCCAAGACTTTCGCACCGAGTATGCCGAAGATGTCTATGAGATCACTCCCAGCAAGGACCAGCAGGCCCTGAATCTGCTATGTCCCGTAAAGCACATCCGCTCCCGAGGCGATACCCTCAATCAGCCCACGCttgatatcgatatcaaAGCAGAGATGGATGGAGTTATGTCCATCGAGACCACACATTGGGCCGGTGCTCAACGAAAAGGCCCCGACTTTGATCTCTTCCCAGCTGGCCAGCCCAAAGTTGAGGGGAAGATCGTCAAGAGTGACAAGGGCACTACTATTCAATCTGGAGTTCTCTCTGCCACTATTCATCCTGACCAACATAACTTCGACATCAAGTTCCACAGCTCAGATGGCAAAAAGCACCTCACAAACCTGGGCAATCGTAGCACAGGATTTGCCTACTCGCCAGCTCCCAGTACACCACTGCAGACCGGAGATATGCGCGACTTCAAACACTACATGTTCATGCAAACGACTCTGTCCGTTGGCGAATCCGTCCACGGTCTTGGCGAGCGTTTTGGAGCATGGAACAAAGTTGGTCAGAATATCGTTCTTTGGAACGCCGATGGTGGTACTTCAAGCGACCAAGCTTACAAGAACGTTTCTTTCTGGATGAGCAACCGTGGTTATGGTGTCTTCGTGGATAACCCTGGAAAGGTAGATTTCGAGATTGGTAGTGAGAGGTGTTGTCGTGTGCAAACAACTGTGGAGGGgcagaggttgaagatgtacATCATCTACGGTGACGGGCCTAAGGATGTTCTCAAGAAATATACTGTCCTCACTGGAAAAGCCAACAAAGTTCCCAGTTGGAGTTTTGGTCTTTGGCTGACGACTAGCTTTACTACCAACTACGACGAGGCTACGGTCAACTCATTCCTCGAGGGCATGAAGTCTCGTGGGTCACCTGTCGATGTCTTCCACTACGACTGCTTCTGGATGAAGGGCTTCAGATGGACAGATTTCATCTTCGATGAAGAGCGTTTCCCTGATCCCAAGGGTCAGATATCGCGACTCAAGGAGAGTGGGCTCTGCAAGAAGGTCTGCGTCTGGATCAACCCATATATCGGCCAAGCTGGTGCGGCATTCAAACAcgctgctgagaagggctATCTCCTCAAGCGCAAGAACGGCGATATCTGGCAGTGGGATCTCTGGCAAGCTGGCATGGGTCTTCTGGATGTGACAAACCCTGAGGCGTGTGCTTGGTATACCGAGTGTCTCAACGGGCTCTTTGACAAGGGTGTCGATGCCCTCAAGACGGACTTTGGCGAGCGTATTCCCACTCTTGATGTTCAGTGGCATGATGCCTCGGTTGACCCACACAAGATGCACAATTACTACGCCTTCCTGTACAACAAGCTTGTTTACGAGGCTCTCCAGAAGCGATACGGCGACAACGAGGCTGTTCTCTACGCTCGCGCTGCCTGTGCTGGAACTCAGCGTTTTCCTCTCGTTTGGGGTGGAGATTGTGAGTCTACACCCGAGGCTCTCGCTGAATCTGTCCGCGGTGGACTATCAATGGGTCTCAGCGGCTTTACTTTCTGGAGTTGCGACATTGGTGGCTTTGAAGGTTCTCCGCCTCCGTGGATCTACAAGCGATGGGTTGCGATGGGCCTTCTGTGCAGTCATAGTCGTCTACACGGTTCCAACTGCTTCCGTGTCCCATGGATAGTTGACAATGATGATACCACTGAGGAGGGTTGCTCTAGGACTCTGTCTAAGTGGACGGCGCTCAAGACGCGATTGATGCCGTATATATTCTCTCAGGCTATTGAGTCCATAGAGGGTGGCATCCCAATGTCTCTTCGAGCTGTCGCACTAGAGTTCCCTGAAGACCCAACCTCTTGGTATCTTGATCGCCAGTTCATGGTCGGATCCCAGCTCCTTGCTGCTCCTATTTATGAAGAGTCGGGCGAAGTTGAGTTCTACCTCCCCAAGGGCAAATGGACATCCTATTTCACGAATGAAGTCAAGTCTGGCCCTGGATGGTTCAAAGAGAAGCACGCTTTCGGCACATTGCCTCTGTATGTCCGTGAGAACACTATCCTTGTGCTTGGCAGCCGCAAAGAGGTTGGTTCTGAATACGATTTTGtgaaagatgttgaagttgcCTTGTATCAGACTTCTCCTGGGGCCAAGACTACTGTAATGGATGGCGAAGGAAATATTGCTGCAGAACTTGTTGTGGGACAGGATGGTAAACTCGAGGGTTCTGATAAACTCAAGGGTGACTACAAGGTTACTGAGAAGGGCCGTGACTTGGAAGCAGATGCCCCGGTTTCGATTGAGTCTCTGTCATAG
- a CDS encoding related to NCP1-NADPH-cytochrome P450 reductase yields the protein MSNVFATEALNRLSQLGPPQTIADMAALGTVGIASAAFLLRGIVWDKPDPYHHIWFERMGSKDGASSGPKATRDIAKKMEESGKDVVIFWGSQSGTAELFANRLSKECQLRFGLQTLCADLCDYDPESIANLPQSKLAIFIISTYGEGDPSDNTAAFWEWLHKNPDVQLPNLRYMAFGLGNTSYRYYNRVIDVIADFLDKAGAQRLMPVAKANDAQGGTEEDFLSWKDDLYTHFQTKLGYEERDIPYEPSIQLVEDDSLDIMDLNLGEPIQNRSGPAKIVKQYSPIRPLTVQSSHELYTSPGRNCLHMEFDISDHPELRYRTGDHLAVYPINPDHEIQLLLKALDLEDRAEKPLLVQPLEEGVTIKIPSPTSALAIFRHYLEISAPVSRETVGQLARFAPSAEISQNLTTLGKSKEAYAEYIAKNHITLGRLLNLVAPGSVWDKLPLSYVVETLPTLQPRYYSISSSSTVSARKLSITCGVDNSPLQQDPSRSIRGVTTNYLYALGKSLNGDNKQPEVGSEAPTYALSGPGDALKGHKVFACLRRSNFKLPTMSSTPLVMIGAGTGLAPFRGFILERARLKSVGKPIGKMILFFGCRAPDQDYLYRDELAEVAKELKGSLEIVAAFSRADGQPKKYVQDKVEERKKDVCDLLRDGASIYFCGRATMAREVGNVVEESMKTQNSWSDAEARSWAEAAKKGNKWLEDVWG from the exons ATGTCCAACGTCTTTGCAACAGAAGCCTTGAACCGGCTCTCCCAGCTGGGGCCACCTCAGACAATAGCCGATATGGCCGCTCTGGGCACGGTTGGAATCGCCTCAGCAGCGTTTCTGCTGCGTGGTATTGTCTGGGATAAGCCAGATCCTTATCATCATATCTGGTTCGAACGCATGGGGTCAAAGGATGGTGCTTCCTCAGGGCCAAAAGCAACTCGTGATATTGCAAAAAAGATGGAAGAATCT GGTAAAGATGTTGTCATATTTTGGGGTTCGCAATCCGGCACCGCCGAACTATTTGCCAACAGACTCTCCAAAGAATGCCAACTGCGCTTCGGTCTTCAGACCCTCTGTGCTGACCTGTGCGACTACGACCCTGAGTCCATCGCCAATCTTCCTCAAAGCAAACTCGCCATTTTCATAATCTCGACATATGGAGAGGGTGATCCCAGTGATAATACAGCTGCATTTTGGGAGTGGCTTCACAAGAACCCTGATGTTCAGCTACCAAACCTACGATATATGGCCTTCGGTCTGGGCAATACCAGCTATCGGTACTACAACCGCGTTATCGATGTTATTGCTGATTTCCTTGACAAGGCTGGTGCACAGAGGCTGATGCCGGtggccaaggccaacgaTGCTCAGGGTGGCACAGAAGAAGACTTCCTCTCCTGGAAGGATGATCTGTATACTCACTTTCAGACCAAGTTGGGCTATGAAGAGCGAGACATTCCATATGAGCCAAGCATTCAGCTCGTAGAGGATGACTCTCTTGATATCATGGATCTCAACCTCGGTGAGCCTATCCAGAACCGAAGCGGACCTGCAAAGATTGTCAAGCAGTACTCGCCTATCCGTCCTTTGACGGTCCAGTCATCCCACGAGCTTTATACATCCCCCGGACGCAATTGTCTCCATATGGAGTTCGATATTTCAGATCATCCTGAGCTTCGATATCGAACTGGTGACCATCTTGCCGTCTATCCTATCAACCCTGATCATGAGATtcaacttctcctcaaggctcttgatcttgaagaccGAGCTGAGAAGCCTCTTCTAGTTCAACCCCTCGAAGAAGGCGTAACAATCAAGATTCCCAGTCCTACATCTGCACTGGCCATCTTTCGACATTACCTCGAGATCTCAGCACCTGTATCTCGAGAAACCGTTGGCCAACTGGCGAGATTTGCACCTTCAGCAGAGATTTCTCAGAACCTGACAACTCTAGGCAAGAGTAAAGAGGCTTATGCTGAATATATCGCCAAGAACCATATCACTCTTGGGCGCCTTTTGAATCTTGTTGCTCCTGGGTCTGTCTGGGACAAGCTCCCCCTATCTTACGTCGTTGAGACTTTGCCGACCTTGCAGCCTCGATACTATTCCATCTCGTCATCGAGCACTGTGTCTGCACGCAAGCTTTCGATTACATGCGGCGTCGATAATTCGCCACTTCAACAAGACCCAAGCAGGTCCATCCGAGGTGTCACAACTAACTACCTCTACGCTCTAGGGAAGTCTCTTAACGGCGATAACAAGCAACCAGAGGTTGGATCAGAGGCTCCTACATACGCCTTGTCCGGCCCCGGTGATGCTCTTAAAGGCCACAAAGTCTTTGCTTGTCTGCGCCGATCCAACTTCAAACTTCCAACAATGAGCTCAACACCTCTCGTCATGATTGGTGCTGGCACCGGCCTCGCTCCCTTCCGCGGGTTTATTCTTGAACGAGCACGTCTCAAATCTGTCGGAAAGCCCATTGGCAAGATGATTCTATTTTTTGGATGCCGCGCCCCTGACCAAGATTATCTCTATCGGGATGAACTCGCCGAGGTTGCAAAAgaactaaaaggcagtcttgAGATCGTTGCTGCATTCTCACGTGCAGATGGGCAGCCAAAGAAATATGTTCAagacaaggttgaggagaggaagaaagatgtATGTGATCTTCTCCGAGATGGCGCGAGTATCTACTTCTGCGGTCGAGCTACAATGGCTAGAGAGGTTGGTAACGTGGTGGAAGAGTCGATGAAGACGCAGAATAGCTGGAGCGATGCTGAAGCTAGGAGCTGGGCTGAAGCGGCAAAGAAGGGAAACAAGTGGCTTGAGGATGTCTGGGGTTGA
- a CDS encoding related to ARCA protein: METNPKKQATTINLLVPIVEKAILSAFEVSVIRSGKAIEAKNRDYNFSQDQPWVKTTRALSFVDETPDIINIHDSNNLDTLENFDIGRDIDDASNQSSPPLASLQTIRSNDSTSYSDQGRSNSTSMLRIASSNLDQERPSKKRALSPSSSGNWKNTSRSDPGDAISPSQKSDTVGPFASFSGSHNIESPILSSDIVLGVGSPQVAAALASSRGTDLPIPVDNVAEAISGIYLDTPRWPLEDPQEAMLFYNFIHVLAPLFDLCDSERHFATIVPRRAVICPPLMNAVLAASAKRLSRIDGFDGLVGDRYHQNCLDALIPALSSSAAVMDENLLTAIVILRYMEELDVPLTSADTASESHLVGTRVFVAAQEKVLDFTGLRRAAFWVALRQEIHMAFMQARPVHPNFALEDISRLVQNDDTCCTFANLTILQCAACLRYCYGSEDQSFSAWERLQEAQERWWADRPWHFHPMYINTDASGIFPQALYLNDAVVTGVLHYLLIQVLLAAHNPRTPKLGPGQAKAAKSINEEIRKTVKMVCGVAESNQRNPTGYAYACLAITMAGDRFNNLFEQEALYGMLQKADVQFGWPNRSVQEYLKEAWGWTESPENVNSGMPISGMLNSNLQLV, from the exons ATGGAAACTAATCCGAAGAAACAGGCGACAACGATAAACCTTCTTGTGCCAATTGTCGAAAAAGCGATATTGAGTGCGTTCGAGGTTTCAGT TATACGGTCTGGTAAGGCTATTGAAGCCAAGAACAGAGACTACAATTTCTCTCAAGACCAACCATGGGTCAAGACAACCAGAGCTCTAAGTTTTGTTGACGAGACTCcagacatcatcaacatccatgaTTCGAACAACCTGGACACATTGGAGAACTTCGACATTGGACGTGATATCGACGATGCCAGCAATCAGTCTTCACCACCCCTTGCTTCTCTACAGACGATTCGATCAAATGATTCAACGTCTTATTCGGATCAGGGCAGATCCAACTCAACTTCAATGCTTAGGATCGCTTCTTCCAATCTAGATCAGGAACGTCCTTCAAAGAAACGAGCATTAAGTCCATCTTCAAGCGGAAATTGGAAGAACACCTCTCGCTCGGATCCTGGCGATGCCATCTCACCCAGCCAGAAGTCTGATACCGTGGGGCCTTTCGCATCGTTTTCGGGGTCTCACAATATCGAATCTCCTATCCTCAGTAGCGACATTGTTCTCGGTGTAGGGAGCCCTCAAGTTGCCGCAGCGCTCGCGAGCTCTCGCGGAACAGACCTTCCAATCCCAGTGGACAATGTTGCCGAAGCCATCTCAGGTATTTACCTGGATACGCCGAGATGGCCACTAGAAGATCCGCAAGAAGCAATGTTATTTTACAACTTCATCCACGTGTTGGCACCGCTCTTCGACTTGTGTGACAGCGAGAGACATTTCGCTACGATTGTCCCTCGTCGAGCAGTCATATGCCCTCCACTTATGAACGCAGTGCTTGCGGCTTCTGCCAAACGATTAAGCAGAATTGATGGGTTTGATGGGTTAGTCGGCGACCGTTATCACCAGAACTGTCTCGATGCTCTTATCCCTGCCCTGAGCAGTTCTGCAGCTGTCATGGACGAAAATCTCCTCACTGCCATTGTCATTCTTCGCTACATGGAGGAACTTGATGTGCCCCTCACATCTGCAGACACGGCTAGCGAGTCACATCTTGTTGGTACTCGAGTCTTTGTTGCAGCTCAAGAAAAGGTTCTAGACTTTACTGGACTACGACGTGCAGCTTTCTGGGTTGCACTACGGCAAG AGATACACATGGCTTTTATGCAAGCTCGGCCTGTCCACCCAAATTTCGCCCTGGAAGACATCTCTAGACTTGTTCAGAACGATGACACATGTTGTACCTTTGCAAATTTAACTATCTTGCAATGTGCTGCTTGTCTACGTTATTGTTACGGGTCGGAAGATCAGAGCTTTTCAGCATGGGAGAGGTTGCAAGAGGCTCAAGAGCGATGGTGGGCCGATAGGCCATGGCACTTTCATCCGATGTATATCAACACTGATGCATCTGGCATCTTCCCACAAGCACTGTATCTCAACGATGCTGTCGTCACAGGAGTGCTCCATTACCTACTTATTCAGGTCTTGCTAGCAGCTCACAACCCTAGGACACCAAAACTGGGTCCCGGGCAGGCGAAAGCGGCCAAGTCAATAAATGAGGAGATCAGGAAGACCGTCAAGATGGTCTGCGGTGTTGCTGAG TCTAATCAACGCAATCCAACGGGCTATGC ATATGCTTGCCTGGCTATCACGATGGCGGGTGACCGATTCAATAACTTGTTTGAACAGGAAGCCCTATATGGAATGCTACAGAAAGCAGATGTACAATTCGGGTGGCCGAATCGATCAGT ACAAGAGTATTTAAAGGAAGCTTGGGGTTGGACTGAATCTCCCGAGAATGTGAATTCTGGGATGCCTATCTCAGGGATGTTAAATAGCAACTTGCAGTTGGTGTAA
- a CDS encoding probable ITR1-Inositol permease: MSKADTKEHLEHLEDTGSPNSIHETNINIDDLDSIEQTETGKFSWLISITAAIGGMLFGYDTGIISAVLVYIHQDLGKTLTSQEKELITSITSGGAFLGAIFAGCSADRYGRKVAIYVGCVLFIIGAIIQAASFSVAQMTVGRLIVGFGVGSAAMIIPLYIAECAPSKYRGRMIGLDNMSITGGQLLRTIVYILHCYSLPAKGNHV; the protein is encoded by the exons ATGTCCAAGGCTGATACCAAGGAACATCTCGAGCATCTCGAGGATACCGGTTCCCCAAATTCCATTCACgaaaccaacatcaacatcgatgATCTCGACTCTATCGAGCAGACCGAAACCGGCAAGTTTTCATGGCTAATCAGTATCACTGCCGCCATCGGTGGCATGCTGTTTGGTTATGATACTGGAATTATATCTGCTGTTCTT GTCTACATCCACCAAGACCTTGGCAAGACTCTTACGTCTCAGGAGAAAGAACTCATTACCTCGATCACCTCTGGTGGTGCTTTCCTGGGTGCCATCTTTGCAGGTTGCTCTGCTGATCGGTACGGACGAAAGGTTGCTATCTATGTGGGCTGTGTCCTCTTCATTATCGGTGCCATCATCCAAGCCGCTTCTTTCTCCGTCGCCCAGATGACTGTTGGCCGTCTAATTGTTGGATTTGGCGTTGGCAGTGCTGCAATGATTATACCTCTCTACATTGCCGAGTGTGCACCGAGCAAGTATCGAGGACGTATGATCGGTCTTGATAATATGTCGATCACTGGTGGTCAACTGTTGAGAACTATAGTATACATATTGCACTGCTATTCATTGCCAGCAAAGGGCAATCACGTTTGA